In a single window of the Nilaparvata lugens isolate BPH chromosome 1, ASM1435652v1, whole genome shotgun sequence genome:
- the LOC111046147 gene encoding platelet-activating factor acetylhydrolase, giving the protein MWWFFSRPSKRYLPIPKGPYSVGCLDVMTKFSREGCFVRLHYPSSAEKSQNDASRWVPWSPDECYIMGFSNVVKIWTFIIKLTMWLLGELYIPAEWEVKPNKSEKMPVIVYSHGFGASRFLCSSTATELASWGYLVASVEHRDHSASITYYYDSPENRDKDKRTYVFHQGLFSGNNHYRKRNEQLKMRQSDCSQVMTLLYEINNGTATNILKSKFDLKEFKDCLDLSSACMMGHSFGGATSVYTLAKDDRFKLGVILDCWMFPLKDETDLKIKQPMIFINTQTFHIPSNLQALQKYVVNADGTKHPLYTIRHTTHEHQTDTAIVWGSWLNLFMKKLDKSVALKINNFLALQFLHKHFGFPKDIDDCDSYIKENAENIVEGPIAYTRTAVKKFSVT; this is encoded by the exons ATGTGGTGGTTTTTCAGCAGACCTTCCAAAAGATATCTTCCAATACCTAAGG GACCATACTCAGTAGGATGTTTGGATGTCATGACGAAATTCTCAAGAGAAGGATGCTTTGTGAGATTGCATTACCCGTCATCAGCAGAAAAATCACAG AATGATGCATCAAGATGGGTGCCTTGGTCTCCAGATGAATGCTACATTATGGGCTTCTCAAACGTAGTAAAGATATGGACGTTCATCATAAAGCTGACTATGTGGCTACTTG GCGAACTGTATATACCAGCTGAATGGGAAGTGAAGCCGAATAAAAGCGAGAAGATGCCAGTGATTGTTTATTCACATGGTTTCGGAGCATCGAGGTTCCTGTGCTCGTCAACTGCCACTGAGTTGGCTTCCTGGGGATACCTGGTTGCATCGGTCGAACACAG GGATCATTCAGCCAGCATTACTTACTATTACGATTCACCAGAAAATAGAGACAAAGATAAACGTACATACGTTTTCCATCAAGGGCTATTTTCAGGCAATAATCATTATCGGAAACGTAACGAACAG CTGAAGATGAGACAATCGGACTGCTCTCAAGTTATGACCTTGTTGTATGAGATCAATAATGGTACAGCTACGAATATATTGAAATCGAAATTTGACTTGAAAGAGTTCAAA GATTGCCTTGATTTGTCATCAGCCTGTATGATGGGCCATTCCTTTGGAGGAGCAACTTCAGTCTATACATTGGCCAAAGATGATCGTTTCAA GTTAGGCGTTATTCTTGATTGTTGGATGTTTCCACTGAAAGACGAGactgatttgaaaataaagcAACCAATGATCTTCATCAATACTCAGACTTTCCACATTCCAAGCAATCTGCAGGCGCTCCAAAAGTATGTTGTGAATGCAGATGGAACGAAACATCCACTTTACACCATCAG ACATACGACACATGAGCATCAAACCGACACGGCAATTGTTTGGGGTTCTTGGCTCAATCTGTTCATGAAAAAACTAGATAAGTCAGTTGCATTGAAGATAAACAACTTCCTGGCTCTGCAATTCCTTCATAAACATTTCG GATTTCCAAAAGATATAGACGACTGTGACAGTTACATAAAAGAAAATGCAGAAAATATTGTTGAAGGACCAATTGCATATACCAGAACAGCAGTGAAGAAATTCTCCGTTACGTGA
- the LOC111046160 gene encoding KICSTOR complex protein C12orf66 — protein MERKHSSSNERSAECLSTFFMQLSQLYFDKARELVEKEKDAVRPGPCRQLLTLLPNLVVVEKSYVELAFVSMKNKIFLRKDNSLRSLYESFRSDLNKLEDGDDFVTKISEHLNEHAAARILLIDLYERMYTIGSSNKAVKASELLVMINAIQPFSCRLEIIAPFIASFSLEYDILKNLLQALSELQSWQFLPCLTHLHFSNTHLTTWEKNLQNRESWKLGFGASFLKGNQTPALCQWLVKLKYAIVAKFSLYFHSVLVQQTTGPDMRTICSKHNIDHMHKIHSLQRKHDAICVVLVLDATGGDAELLSSGPGYQHPERAVEPLDQFTVMLSYPVKPKDQLPTITKALSERRAELSTLEVICIYCVKEKYTYFMSLVDPRVTLVVVFDSKKDDRETSIKNNISELCAQLRWNRVFALLKLNNK, from the exons gaaaaagaaaaagatgcTGTTAGACCTGGACCCTGTCGACAACTTCTCACGCTTCTCCCAAATCTTGTAGTTGTGGAAAAGTCTTATGTTGAACTAGCCTTTGTCTCAATGAAGAACAAAATATTTCTGAGGAAAGAT AATTCTCTCAGATCTCTGTATGAATCGTTTCGCTCTGATCTCAACAAATTGGAGGATGGAGATGATTTTGTTACGAAAATTTCTGAGCACCTGAATGAGCACGCTGCTGCTCGAATCCTTCTAATCGACTT atatgagaGAATGTATACCATTGGATCGAGTAATAAAGCTGTCAAAGCCTCAGAACTATTAGTTATGATTAATGCTATCCAACCGTTCTCATGCCGTTTAGAAATCATAGCTCCTTTCATAGCTTCGTTCAG TCTTGAATACGATATTCTGAAAAATTTGCTGCAAGCGCTTTCAGAATTGCAGAGTTGGCAATTTTTACCCTGTTTGACGCATCTCCATTTTTCCAATACACACTTGACCACTTGGGAAAAAAATCTCCAAAATAGAGAG TCTTGGAAATTGGGATTTGGCGCTTCTTTTCTGAAAGGGAACCAAACGCCGGCTTTGTGCCAATGGctggtcaaactgaaatatgcaATCGTTGCTAAATTCTCGCTCTACTTCCATAGCGTCCTAGTTCAGCAGACGACCGGCCCAGATATGAGAACCATTTGCAGTAAACACAACATTGATCATATGCATAA GATCCACAGCCTGCAGCGCAAACACGATGCGATCTGTGTGGTGCTAGTGTTGGACGCGACGGGCGGCGACGCGGAGCTGCTGTCGAGTGGCCCCGGCTACCAGCACCCGGAGCGCGCCGTCGAACCCCTCGACCAGTTCACAGTCATGCTCAGCTACCCGGTCAAACCCAAAGACCAACTGCCCACCATCACCAAGGCGCTGTCCGAGCGCCGAGCCGAACTCTCCACCCTGGAGGTCATTTGCATCTACTGTGTCAAGGAGAAGTACACCTACTTCATGAGTCTCGTCGATCCGCGGGTCACTCTGGTCGTCGTCTTCGACTCCAAGAAGGACGACCGAGAGACCTCCATCAAGAACAACATCAGTGAGTTGTGCGCACAACTGCGCTGGAATCGGGTGTTTGCTCTCTTGAAACTCAACAACAAATGA